A stretch of the Rhinoderma darwinii isolate aRhiDar2 chromosome 3, aRhiDar2.hap1, whole genome shotgun sequence genome encodes the following:
- the LOC142750821 gene encoding E3 ubiquitin-protein ligase TRIM21-like translates to MASAGLREELGCSVCLSLYTDPLTLRCGHNFCRVCIDQVLNTKDGSGVYSCPECRAEFQERPALQRNITLCNVVENIQSTQPHQDETKIFCNYCIDAPVPAVKSCRLCDASLCDNHLRVHSKAAEHILTEPSTSLENRKCSVHKKILEYYCPEDAACIGVSCSLAGEHQGHQVEMLDEAAEKKKEKLKDVLQKLSTKREKTEERVQSLEERRRKTQEKAAGEEEKVTALFIDIRRRVDDLEKRVRSKISRQEEQVSLSDVIQKLEIKKDELSRKMRDIEELCNMTDPLTVLQGPDTGDLCDPEEGEGDEDTGDLCDPEEGGGDEDTGGHDGGDRGVEWISHISHTLSDIIRDINVIFSMQEPADILLDVNTADNFLLISDDLKMATCADIEQNRPETEERFQDNCQVISSRRFSSGRHYWDVEIRSLKVWMVGMCYPSIDRFGYDSYFDHNSKAWSLCGGLGCKYPCSVAHDYKDIDIPHQISSYRFRIYLDYEAGQLSFYELCDPIRHLHTFTATFTEPLHAAFCVCGGYIKILGGSSSCVETIIEGQICPETGDITGEQNLIGESFSQ, encoded by the coding sequence ATGGCGTCTGCTGGTCTGAGAGAGGAGCTGGGATGTTCCGTCTGTCTGAGCCTTTATACAGATCCTCTAACCCTGAGATGTGGACACAACTTCTGCCGGGTCTGTATTGATCAGGTCCTGAATACAAAGGATGGGTCTGGAGTTTATTCCTGTCCTGAATGTAGAGCAGAGTTTCAGGAGCGTCCTGCACTGCAGAGGAACATAACTCTGTGTAACGTGGTGGAGAATATCCAGTCTACTCAGCCACATCAGGACGAAACCAAGATCTTCTGCAATTACTGTATTGACGCTCCTGTACCTGCTGTTAAATCCTGTCGGCTGTGTGATGCTTCTCTCTGCGATAATCACCTGAGAGTTCACAGCAAGGCAGCAGAGCACATCCTAACTGAACCCAGCACTTCCCTGGAGAACAGAAAATGTTCCGTCCATAAGAAGATCCTGGAATATTACTGCCCTGAGGATGCTGCATGTATCGGTGTGTCCTGTAGTTTggccggagaacatcagggtcatCAGGTAGAGATGCTGGATGAGGCCgctgagaagaagaaggagaaactGAAAGATGTTCTGCAGAAACTGAGCACAAAGAGAGAGAAGACTGAGGAAAGAGTCCAGAGTCTGGAGGAGCGCAGGAGAAAAACTCAAGAAAAAGCAGCGGGAGAAGAAGAGAAAGTCACTGCCCTGTTTATAGACATCAGGAGACGGGTGGACGACCTGGAGAAGAGGGTCCGGAGTAAGATCTCCAGGCAGGAAGAGCAGGTGTCACTGTCCGATGTGATCCAGAAGCTGGAAATAAAGAAGGACGAGCTGTCCAGGAAGATGAGGGACATTGAGGAACTGTGTAACATGACTGATCCACTGACTGTCCTACAGGGACCAGACACAGGTGACTTGTGTGATCCTGAGGAGGGGGAAGGGGATGAGGACACGGGTGACTTGTGTGATCCTGAGGAGGGGGGAGGGGATGAGGACACGGGGGGACATGATGGGGGTGATCGGGGTGTGGAGTGGATCTCGCACATATCACACACATTATCTGATATAATACGAGATATAAATGTAATCTTCTCTATGCAGGAACCTGCAGACATATTACTGGATGTAAACACAGCTGATAATTTTCTTCTTATCTCAGACGACCTGAAAATGGCAACCTGTGCAGATATAGAGCAGAATCGTCCAGAAACAGAAGAGAGATTCCAGGATAATTGTCAGGTGATAAGCAGCAGGAGATTTTCCTCAGGGCGACATTACTGGGATGTGGAGATCAGGAGTTTAAAAGTGTGGATGGTCGGGATGTGTTACCCCAGTATAGACAGGTTCGGGTATGATTCGTACTTTGACCATAATAGCAAGGCCTGGAGTTTATGTGGAGGGCTGGGGTGTAAATATCCGTGTTCAGTGGCACATGACTATAAAGATATCGATATACCTCACCAGATCTCCAGTTATAGGTTCAGGATATATCTGGATTATGAGGCCGGGCAGCTGTCCTTTTATGAGCTATGTGACCCCATCAGACACTTACACACCTTCACTGCCACCTTCACCGAGCCCCTTCATGCCGCATTCTGTGTATGTGGTGGTTATATAAAGATATTAGGGGGGAGCAGCAGCTGTGTGGAAACCATCATCGAAGGACAAATCTGCCCAGAGACTGGTGACATCACAGGGGAACAAAATCTGATTGGTGAATCATTCAGCCAGTAG